In Streptomyces erythrochromogenes, the DNA window GCGCGGAGGAGCTTCGGGAGGTGGCGGACCGGGTACTCGCTGAGCTCGCCGAAGCGGAGACGGCCTGGCACGAGTGGCTGATTGCCCGGCAGCGCGTTGGCGAGGTCGGTCCGGACCGCGGCCCGGACAGGCAGGTGAAGCTGGCCCGGGAGCCGGTGAGTCTTCCGGGTCGGAGCCCGCGACGAACGCGCCCGCCGAGGTTCCCCTACCGAGGGCCGCACGATGGGGCTCGATCGTCCCGGTGTGGCGTCCCGCGCTTTCCATGGACGCGCTCGCTCCCCACTACCAGCGCATCCTTGCCACGCTCACCGAACAAGCATCCGGCGGGAAGCCAGTGATGTCCTGTCAGGAGATCACTGCCGTACTCGGCCTGGCCTGGAGCCGGTTCCGGCAAGTGTGGAAGGAGTTCGGTCGAAGATGAAGCGGCTGGCCGACCATGACGTCCTCGACGGGTGAGCCGAGCGTCATGCCGTCCACCGAGCGGGCGATCAGCTGATCGGCCTTGCCGCCCTTTGACGGCGGCTGGACGGCGGACCGCTACGGCGCCCTGGGCGCGCCGGCCGGTCAGGGTACGGCCCAGGGCGCCCGCGCCCGCCGCGGCGACCGCCGTGACGGATGCGGCGACGAGGGACACCGGACGTCACGGAACGACGCAGTGTGCCCGTCCGGAGGACCGGACGGAGGCTCTGGCGCCTGCTCGGACCACTGCAGGATGTCCCCTGATGCGCTCCGGGCCATCCAGTGCCAGCAGGCCCGCGTACTCATCGCGCACGCATGGGGGGTGCACTGGCCTGCGCTCACGTCTCTAGCGCCGCGGCCGCCCGGGCGGGTCCTGGAGTTCGCCCGCATGCGATGCCGCGCACGACAACGGAGGGCAGTGTCGCTGCGGGGAGCCGGCCCGAGGGTTGCGGAAGTCAGTAGAGGCCCATGCGGCGGGCCGTTTCCTCGCCGTGTTTCATCCGCTGGTGGGCCCCTTCGCCGAGTGCGGTCAGGACTCCGGCAACAACAGTTTCGATGATCGCGAGGGTGGGAACGAGGCTGTCGTAGGGGGAGGGTGCGGCGACCTGGCTCGGCAGGACCACTTGCGCGTGCGCGGCAGCAGGTGAAAGCCATACATCGGTGAAGAGGACGACCTTGCCGCCCTGTTCCTGGACGAGTTCGGCCATGGAGACCTTGTCCGGCTCGTAGCGCCGGTAGTCGAACAGTACGAAGACGTCACGTCGGTTCACCGCTGCGAGCTGCGCGGTCCGTTCGACGTCCCGGTCCGGCAGGAACCGTACGTCGTCGCGTACCTGCATGAGGTGCAGGCCGAGGTATTGGGCGAAGAGGTTCGTGAACCGGCCGCCGGCCAGGGTGATGCGGCGTTTGCCGTCGGAGAGCAGCGCGATCGCGTGTTCGAGATCGTGCGGGGGTAGTTCGGCGAGGGTCTGGGCCACAGCGGCGCTGAAGAGGTTGCTGCCGCGCTGGAGGAGGGAAAGGTCCTCGACTCCTTCGTGGCTGCGGCCGTAGTCGGTTGCCTCGTAGAGGGAGAGGGGGGAGGCGTTGCGTTCGTCGAGCTCTGTGCGGAGCGCGGCCTGGAAGTCGGGGAAGCCGCGGTAGCCGATCCGGTTGATGAAGCGCAGGACGGTCGGGGTGCTGACGGCGGCGCGTTCCGCGAGGACGGCCATGGTTTCGAAACCGGCTGAGGGGTAACCGGCGAGTAGCACGCGTGCGACCTTGCGTTCGGCGGGGCTGGCGTCGCCCAGCTTGAGGCGAATCTCGTCGGCGAGCGTGCCAGGGGCCATGCGCTGGTTCTTCCTTCGTATGCGTGGGGGCTGGGGCGGGTCCGAGGTCGAGCTTAGTGTCGATCGTGGGCGGGTGCGGCCGGCCGGAACCTCATGGGTTCCGGCCGGCCCTGTCGCCCGGAGTGTGTCAGGGCAGAGTCACTCCGGGGCGACGGCTATCCGCAGTCCGGTGACGGTGTGCGCGGTGGCGTCGTCGCTGGTCCAGGCGGTGAATCCGGGTTGCTTGCTGAAGGTGACGGTGAACCGGGGGCCGCTCTCGAAGGTGCCGGCCTTGGTGGTGCGCTGGGTGCCGGCGGCCAGGGCACGGGCGGTGTTCAGGAAGGAGTAGGGGACGCCTGCGGGGTTGGCCGGGGAGGAGAAGACGTCGGAGTTGGCGGGTATCGGTGAGGCTGACAGGGGGATCAGGGGCCGCTTGCCGCCGGCGGGCCGGATCTGCCAGCGGTTGGGGTCGTAGCGGTCGCCGTTGGAGAGGTAGTTGTAGCGGGCGCCGGTCAGTGTCCATCCGGCCTGTGGGTGCTTGCCGGTTCGGGCTTGCCGGAGGTCGAGGATGGCGACGCCTTGCGGGCCGAGGACGCGCAGTCGCTCGCGGGGGGTGTTGGGAGCGTCGACGATGAGCGCGGTGTTCTCTTCCAGTGCGTACACGCGGTCGTGTCCCGTGTCGGCGGCGAGTCGCAGGGCCCTGCCTTCGCGTCCGTTCGTGCCGGTGTGGGTGTCGATCAGTCCTGAGCGGAGGAAGCCGAAGCCGCCTTCGGGGAGGTACCCGAGCCGAGAGGGGTCGTCGAAGTAGCCCGGGCTGCTGCCGTCGCGCAGTCCTTCGTAGGAGTCGCCTCCGGTGACCATGTCGGCTCCGGCTGTGATCTGCGCTCCGGCGCTGGATCCGGATACGACTGCCCCGGCGGCGAGCTTGGCCCGGATGGCGGCGAGAACCTTGGAGTCGGTGTGGGCGGTGCCGTGGAGCAGGGTGGTGACGTAGCGGTACTGGTCGCCGCCGCCGAAGAAGAAGCCGGTCATGGAGTTGACCTGCCGCACGACGTCGTCGGAGTCGGCATTGGTGATGTGGTCGAGGTCGATGGGGATCCACTGGGCGTCGGCGGCGCCGTGCTGCTTGAAGAGTCCGGCGTAGTAGGCGCCGTTGCAGGCGGAGTTGCTGCAGCTCTCCGGGTCGCCTGCGTCGGGATCCTGGCTGGCGGGGACAGAGGCGGCCGTGAGGACGCCGATGCGCGCTTTCGATCCACCCGCACGCTTGATGATCTCGCCGTAGACCTGCGTGTTGTCGGCTTTCAGGCCGCCGCCGATCAAGACGAGCGAGCCGCGGCCGCCGGTCGATGTGGCGCCGTTCGCTTGGGCGGCCGGGGCGAGGGTGAGGGCGAGGACGAGGACGGTGCTGCCGGTCAGTGCGGTACGGCGGGCTCCGGTGGGGACGGGCACGGGATGCCTCCTGTGGGTGGGGTCGGGTGGTGGCCGGAACCGCAGCGCGGGTGGCGGCTGCGGTCCCGGCGCGGGCCGGTAGCCCGGTGCGTGGTGGGAGGGGCTGCCGGAGTGGGGTCCCGTACCGGGCAATGGCGCGATCAAACCGGTACGGGACGTCTGGGGGAGGTCAGCCGGTGCGGCTGTCGCCGAGATCGGCGATGAGTGAGGCCAGGAGCGCGACGCGGGCCGGGACGGTCGAGGTGTCCAGCCATTCCTCCGGGGTGTGGTCGGCGCCGCCGACCGGGCCGAGGCCGTCCAGGGTGGGCACGCCCAGGCCCGCGATGAAGTTGGCGTCCCCGACGCCGCCGGTCGCCGCGCCTCCCAGGTTGATCCCCAGGCCGGCGGCGATGCGCCTGGCCCGGTCGAACACGCGGCGCGAGGCGGGTGTGTCCTCCATGGGCGGGCACAGGTCCAGCTGCTCGACGGTCGCCGTGGTGCCGGAGACGGCGGGTCGTGCCACGGCTGACTCGATCGCACGGTGGGCCGCTGCGAGTCCGGCGGCGGTGGCCGAGCGCACCTCGACGCGCAGCTCGGCTTCCGGGCAGACGATATTGGTGCGGCTGCCGGCCCTTACGACACCGACGTTGACGGTGACATCGTCCCAGTGGCCGTTGAGGGACTGCAGAGCCACGACCAGGTGGGCGGCGGTCAGAGCCGCGTTCGCTCCGCGCTCCGGCTCGATGCCGGCGTGCGCTGCCCGGCCGGTGACGCTCACACGGAAGTCGGCGACACCCTTCCGGGCGACGACCAGGTCGCCGTTCTCCCGGGCACACTCCAGGGCCAGAGCGAAGTGGACTCCACGGGCTGCTGCTTCGGTCACCGGGCGGCTCGCCGGTGAGCCGATCTCCTCGTCCGGCGTGGCGAGGAAGACGAGTTCGGCGTACTGCCCTGCCCGAGCCTCCTCCAGGATCTCCAGAGCGGTGATACCGGCCAGCAGGCCGGCCTTGTCATCGCTGACTCCGGGGCCTCGCGCCGTGTGGCCGTCGAGGTGGAAGGGCGTCGCCGCGGCGGTTCCGTCGTCGAAGACGGTGTCGAGATGAGCGACGAGCAGGAGGCGTCGTCCGCCCTGCTCGACCGGAAGGTCGCCCAGCTTGCGGGCGAGGATCACATCGCCGACAGGGTGCCCGTGAGGAGGGTCGGGAGCGAAGCGCTCGACATCGAATCCGAGCCGCAGCAGCCGGCTCTGGGTCCAGTCGGCCATCCGGTTCACGCCGGCGGGGCTGTAGGAGCCCGAGTCGATGGCGACCAGGCCGGCGAGGTCGGCGAGGTAGCCCTCCAGGCGCGCTTCGGCATACGGAAGCAGCTCGTTGGTGTGCAGCTGCTCCCGCGAGGGGGCGGTCACAGGACCTTCGAGAGGAACGCGCGGGTGCGTTCCTGCCGGGGTTCGACAAGGACCTGGCGCGGGTCCCCGGATTCGACGACGACGCCATCGTCCATGAAGACGGCGGTGTCACCCACTTCGCGGGCAAAGCCGATCTCGTGGGTGACCACGACCATCGTCATGCCGTCCGCCGCGAGCCGGCGCA includes these proteins:
- a CDS encoding cyanophycinase, with product MPVPTGARRTALTGSTVLVLALTLAPAAQANGATSTGGRGSLVLIGGGLKADNTQVYGEIIKRAGGSKARIGVLTAASVPASQDPDAGDPESCSNSACNGAYYAGLFKQHGAADAQWIPIDLDHITNADSDDVVRQVNSMTGFFFGGGDQYRYVTTLLHGTAHTDSKVLAAIRAKLAAGAVVSGSSAGAQITAGADMVTGGDSYEGLRDGSSPGYFDDPSRLGYLPEGGFGFLRSGLIDTHTGTNGREGRALRLAADTGHDRVYALEENTALIVDAPNTPRERLRVLGPQGVAILDLRQARTGKHPQAGWTLTGARYNYLSNGDRYDPNRWQIRPAGGKRPLIPLSASPIPANSDVFSSPANPAGVPYSFLNTARALAAGTQRTTKAGTFESGPRFTVTFSKQPGFTAWTSDDATAHTVTGLRIAVAPE
- a CDS encoding M20 family metallopeptidase: MTAPSREQLHTNELLPYAEARLEGYLADLAGLVAIDSGSYSPAGVNRMADWTQSRLLRLGFDVERFAPDPPHGHPVGDVILARKLGDLPVEQGGRRLLLVAHLDTVFDDGTAAATPFHLDGHTARGPGVSDDKAGLLAGITALEILEEARAGQYAELVFLATPDEEIGSPASRPVTEAAARGVHFALALECARENGDLVVARKGVADFRVSVTGRAAHAGIEPERGANAALTAAHLVVALQSLNGHWDDVTVNVGVVRAGSRTNIVCPEAELRVEVRSATAAGLAAAHRAIESAVARPAVSGTTATVEQLDLCPPMEDTPASRRVFDRARRIAAGLGINLGGAATGGVGDANFIAGLGVPTLDGLGPVGGADHTPEEWLDTSTVPARVALLASLIADLGDSRTG
- a CDS encoding MurR/RpiR family transcriptional regulator, producing MAPGTLADEIRLKLGDASPAERKVARVLLAGYPSAGFETMAVLAERAAVSTPTVLRFINRIGYRGFPDFQAALRTELDERNASPLSLYEATDYGRSHEGVEDLSLLQRGSNLFSAAVAQTLAELPPHDLEHAIALLSDGKRRITLAGGRFTNLFAQYLGLHLMQVRDDVRFLPDRDVERTAQLAAVNRRDVFVLFDYRRYEPDKVSMAELVQEQGGKVVLFTDVWLSPAAAHAQVVLPSQVAAPSPYDSLVPTLAIIETVVAGVLTALGEGAHQRMKHGEETARRMGLY